The Methanococcus voltae genome window below encodes:
- a CDS encoding flavodoxin family protein — protein MKILGISGSPKKEGNTSYLVKKALEEAEKLGFETEFISLAGLELNPCIACEMCKKGENCIIIDDIEDIVDAMEKADGIILGSPVYFGGVSSQLKMIMDRSRSLRANQKLKNKVGAAISVGASRNGGQETTIRQIHDYMHIQSMIVVADEFPTAHYGGTGWGSKPGDCKNDEFGTMTAQNVGKKVAEVLKLINK, from the coding sequence ATGAAAATATTAGGAATTAGCGGTTCACCAAAAAAAGAAGGAAATACATCATATCTCGTAAAAAAAGCTTTAGAGGAAGCTGAAAAATTAGGTTTTGAAACAGAATTTATTTCATTAGCAGGATTAGAGTTAAATCCGTGTATTGCATGTGAAATGTGTAAAAAAGGGGAAAACTGTATTATTATTGATGATATAGAGGATATTGTAGATGCAATGGAAAAAGCTGATGGTATAATCTTAGGTTCTCCAGTTTACTTTGGTGGAGTATCATCTCAGTTAAAAATGATAATGGACAGGTCAAGGTCATTACGTGCAAACCAAAAACTTAAAAATAAAGTAGGTGCAGCTATTTCCGTGGGTGCTTCAAGAAATGGTGGTCAAGAAACAACCATTAGACAAATTCATGACTATATGCACATTCAGTCAATGATTGTAGTTGCAGACGAATTCCCAACAGCTCATTACGGAGGTACTGGTTGGGGTTCAAAGCCGGGAGATTGTAAAAACGATGAATTTGGAACTATGACGGCTCAAAACGTTGGTAAAAAAGTAGCAGAAGTTTTAAAATTAATTAACAAATAA
- a CDS encoding TrkH family potassium uptake protein, with protein MKIFKKTDATGIMHELGLLMMFIGSLMIIPGIFAVYYSENWFIFVIPALAFILLGYLVNRFTKSISIKLKHAMVISALAWLMASMIGAVPLMLSIDYFGYIDGVFESMSAWTTTGFSIINDVESLPRSVQIWRSLQQWVGGVGVLVMVISILSKAGASAYYRAEAREEKILPSTLGTVKKIWHIYILYTVLGICMLYISGLNLWDAINICMCGISTGGMSVSNSSFPYGDVAKLIMVAIMYIGGVVSFSVHHNLLTGKDVHDIQTKASLPILSVSALILVLSSGISPIDALFTMVSAMTSTGFSTVSMNGLSNISLAVIIFVMIIGGATGTTTGGIKLMRFLIMGKAFYYKLKESVLPTGSVVYKKIGKNVMSGNLITDAFIIGFGYVVHYIAASMMLIFLGYDPYKSMFEAVSMVANMGLSVNIVDSAMHPLAKLTGIISMWVGRLEIIPVYVLLILPAYLKLKDMGNNSKNEVICQKNRR; from the coding sequence ATGAAAATATTTAAAAAAACAGATGCAACAGGTATTATGCACGAATTGGGTCTTTTAATGATGTTTATAGGCTCTTTAATGATAATACCCGGAATTTTTGCAGTATATTATTCTGAAAATTGGTTTATATTCGTAATTCCTGCACTGGCTTTTATATTATTGGGTTATTTGGTAAACCGATTTACTAAATCCATATCTATAAAATTAAAACATGCGATGGTAATATCTGCATTAGCTTGGCTTATGGCTTCAATGATAGGTGCGGTTCCTTTAATGTTAAGCATTGATTATTTTGGTTATATCGACGGCGTTTTTGAAAGTATGTCGGCATGGACTACCACTGGATTTAGCATAATCAACGACGTGGAATCATTACCAAGGTCTGTTCAAATATGGAGAAGTTTACAACAGTGGGTTGGTGGCGTTGGTGTGCTTGTAATGGTCATATCTATATTATCTAAAGCAGGAGCTTCTGCATACTATAGGGCTGAAGCAAGGGAAGAAAAAATACTACCAAGTACGTTAGGCACTGTAAAAAAAATATGGCATATCTATATTTTATACACCGTTTTAGGTATCTGTATGCTTTATATAAGTGGCTTAAACCTATGGGATGCAATAAACATTTGTATGTGTGGTATATCTACAGGCGGTATGAGTGTAAGTAATAGTAGTTTTCCCTATGGCGATGTAGCAAAACTTATTATGGTAGCTATAATGTACATTGGCGGCGTTGTATCGTTTTCAGTACATCATAATTTATTAACTGGTAAAGATGTACACGACATACAAACAAAAGCATCATTACCAATATTGTCCGTTTCTGCATTAATACTGGTTCTTTCATCTGGAATATCTCCAATAGATGCTTTATTTACAATGGTTTCTGCTATGACAAGTACGGGATTTTCAACCGTTAGTATGAATGGATTAAGTAATATCTCCTTGGCAGTAATTATTTTTGTAATGATTATTGGGGGAGCTACGGGTACTACAACCGGCGGTATTAAGCTAATGAGATTTTTAATAATGGGAAAAGCATTTTATTATAAATTAAAAGAGTCTGTACTACCTACCGGTTCAGTAGTTTATAAAAAAATTGGTAAAAATGTAATGTCGGGTAATTTAATTACTGATGCGTTTATTATCGGTTTTGGATATGTTGTTCATTATATTGCAGCAAGTATGATGTTAATATTTTTAGGTTATGACCCTTATAAATCAATGTTTGAAGCTGTTTCAATGGTGGCAAATATGGGACTTTCAGTAAATATCGTAGATAGTGCTATGCACCCATTAGCCAAATTAACTGGGATTATTTCAATGTGGGTTGGTAGATTGGAAATAATCCCAGTTTATGTGCTTTTAATATTGCCCGCTTATTTAAAATTAAAAGATATGGGTAATAATAGCAAAAATGAAGTAATTTGTCAAAAAAATAGGCGATAA